A region of the Brevibacillus laterosporus LMG 15441 genome:
CAAAAAGGGGACAGAAAAATAGGCAAAAAGGAGAAGGTGAAAATTGAATAATGACCAAGCATAAATGCTCTAATATGCGACTGGTGATAGCAGGTGATATCATCCGTTTACGTAGATACGAAAAACCTGTTTACAGTGGATTTACTAGACATAGACAAGTGCTGGAAGTAGAAGAAGAGACGTTAACAGAAGAAATGGTTTCCGATCTAGATAAAGCTATAGACAATGAGCGGGACAAAATGTTGGACAAGTCCTTAGACAGTAGAGCTAGATCGAATAAGCGAGCGAGACGGGAAGTAATCAATCTGGTTAATGCCAATTTTGATCGACATTCCAAATTTATCACCCTTACATATGAGGAAAACATGACGGATGTAGAGACAGCACAGAAGGATTTTAAGCAGTTTATACAGCGAATGAGACGCAGGTACGGAAAATTTAGATACATAGTCGTAATAGAGTTTCAAGAGCGTGGAGCTGTACACTATCACATGATGTCAAATTTGCCGTACATTCCTAAAAAGAAGCTTAGAGAAATATGGGGCCATGGGTTTGTGAAGATTAACGACATAGATCGAGTGGACAACGTAGGAGCGTACATTTCAAAGTACATGATGAAAGCAGAAGCAGATATCCGAATGATAAACAAGAAATGCTACACGACAAGTATGAACATGATAAAACCAGTGGTGTTAACGAACCCTTGGGAGATAGCACAATTTTTAAGAAAGAATAGTTTGAATGTAGATACCAATGTAGAAGACAAAAAAAGAGTGTTCACTAGCTCCTACACCAGTGAACACTACGGTAATATTATAGATATAGAGTTTAATCTGACACCCAACGACGAGTTTAGATTAAACTAAGCACACAAAATGTTATTGCTTATTATATCTAATTTTGCTTAGTTTAGACAGGGTAAAACCTGTCTTTTTTTGTTTTTTTATGAAATCTTATAAGAATCTTATAAGACAAATTGTGCCTAAATTAACGTACAGCATGGGAAAATATACTCTGAATCAGGAGTTTTATTGAATAGCAAGATTCGCAAATGTTAACCGCAGCGGTTTTCAATTTGCGATTTTTTGGGCTTCTCCCAAACCCTGTTTGAACACATGTAAACAGCCACTTTTGTTATAGGACGATACAATTTTTGCATGAAAAAAGTCTTGTAAACAGTACAGTTCACAAACCAGATTAATAGAATAATACTCTATTTAACTGGGGTTTTACGATGCGTTTACGATACTATTTCGATGGGGGATGGTTTACATCTAAAAGGCATATGTCAGTTGTGTTTTGAGCTGGGACACTTCCAGAGCCACACCTTAAAACACAACTTTACGATACGAACGCCCAGGCATTTGTCTGCCTAGAAGTGAATAAGCTAGATTAATAGAGCGATGTACAAACTAAAAGACCTGTATCTATTTCCTTGTGAGAGGAATGAGTGCAGGTCTTTTTACTGTTTTTATCTAGTAGGTCGAGCGGATCTGCGTGACCTTTATAAATGCTGTATCTATTTAATTCATCTTGTGTATGTGTCCATGGTTTTGAGATTTAGGTTTATCTGTGTCATCTCATGTGACCATTTAAATAGTTGGTCTAGTAGGCTTTGCCTACAATTTGTGGGCGGGAATGGTAACGTTCCTTATCCTGCATTGGTTACGATTCTCCAGAAAGCCAATATGAGAGCTGTCGGAAGGGAAGTAATAAGAAAGGGAGGGGGGGTGTAAAAACCTCTACAATGCTATCCCTAGACCGTCTAACAGTCTGCTATAAAAAAAGTTCCCCAAATAAATTTTTCAATGGTAACGCTGTACTACATTTACAAAACAAACTCAAACAACTCAACTCAATAACACTAGTAATAAAGTCCCTTAAAGTATAAAATATACTAAAATTGCCATTATTTTGTTAAATAAGGGGGATTATGGGGTGTTTGAAATAAAGAAGTCAATACGTGCGGAAATCGAGAAATGTATGCAAGATAAAAATTGCACGATGACACGGCTGAGTGAACTCTCTGGTATCAAAGTTGGGCACATCAGTGAAATTCTACTCGAGCGTAGGGCTATTACAATTAAACAATTAGATGCATTTGCTGAAGCATTTAATTGTGAGTCAGGATGGATGTACGATTTATATGTAGATGAGTGTATTACCGAAAAAAGGGCGTCTAAACCAAGGCTAATTCCTTATCTAATACGCTGTGCAGA
Encoded here:
- a CDS encoding rolling circle replication-associated protein, with amino-acid sequence MTKHKCSNMRLVIAGDIIRLRRYEKPVYSGFTRHRQVLEVEEETLTEEMVSDLDKAIDNERDKMLDKSLDSRARSNKRARREVINLVNANFDRHSKFITLTYEENMTDVETAQKDFKQFIQRMRRRYGKFRYIVVIEFQERGAVHYHMMSNLPYIPKKKLREIWGHGFVKINDIDRVDNVGAYISKYMMKAEADIRMINKKCYTTSMNMIKPVVLTNPWEIAQFLRKNSLNVDTNVEDKKRVFTSSYTSEHYGNIIDIEFNLTPNDEFRLN